The following proteins are encoded in a genomic region of Musa acuminata AAA Group cultivar baxijiao chromosome BXJ2-11, Cavendish_Baxijiao_AAA, whole genome shotgun sequence:
- the LOC135627992 gene encoding abscisic stress-ripening protein 5-like, whose amino-acid sequence MGVTRASISKCDFPTTGRSGTSTRSTRTHSPLQFRTAICTPPSSVHLKRTATGRKPLFQSFLQKMAEEKHHHHLFHHHKEEKPAEEVIYSETAYSGGDDYASGYTETVVAESASDEYEKYKKEEKHHKHKEHLGEMGAVAAGAFALYEKHEAKKDPDHAHKHKIEEEIAAAVAVGSGGYAFHEHHEKKDAKNEAEEASGKKHHHHLF is encoded by the exons ATGGGGGTGACTCGAGCATCCATCTCCAAGTGTGATTTCCCAACCACCGGAAGATCAGGGACGTCCACTCGGTCGACTCGGACGCACAGCCCCCTTCAGTTTCGCACCGCTATATGTACCCCGCCCTCCTCCGTCCATCTCAAGCGCACAGCCACCGGTCGCAAACCACTGTTTCAGTCTTTCCTGCAAAAGATGGCCGAGGAgaagcaccaccaccacctcttccACCACCACAAGGAGGAGAAGCCCGCGGAGGAGGTGATCTACTCCGAGACAGCCTACTCCGGCGGCGATGACTACGCCTCCGGCTACACCGAGACTGTCGTCGCCGAGTCGGCTTCCGATGAGTACGAGAAGTACAAGAAGGAAGAGAAGCATCACAAGCACAAGGAGCACCTCGGCGAGATGGGCGCTGTCGCCGCCGGTGCCTTTGCTCTG TACGAGAAGCACGAGGCGAAGAAGGACCCCGATCACGCCCACAAGCACAAGATCGAGGAGGAGATCGCTGCAGCGGTGGCGGTTGGCAGCGGAGGCTATGCCTTCCACGAGCACCATGAGAAGAAGGATGCCAAGAACGAGGCGGAGGAAGCGAGCGGAAAGAAGCATCACCACCACCTCTTTTAG
- the LOC103971255 gene encoding exocyst complex component EXO70A1-like produces the protein MAVPQAIDTLSRRASLLRESLQKSQSNTESMVTILGSFDHRLSALEAAMRPTQVKTHAIRMAHENIDKTLKTTEVILTQFDLSRQAEATILRGPHEDLEGYLEAVDMLKSTVQHFSSNKSFKGCDGVMNHINSLLAKAILKLEEEFRQLLATYSKPIEPDRLFDCLPKSLQPHSETSGHQADGGKPEHQARSLEAAVYKTPTLIPPRVLPLLHDLANQLVQAGHQQQCSKIYRDARASTLESSLRKLGVEKLNKDDVQRMQWEALETKIQNWIHYMRIAVKLLFAGERKICDQVFDGTTLNKDQCFAEVTASSVAVLLSFGDAVAKSKRSPEKLFVLLDMYEVLHELHVEIETIFEGKACSEMRESTLSLAKRLAQTAEETFGDFEEAVEKDATKTTVLDGTVHPLTSYVINYVKFLFDYQSTLKQLFQECVTGDKTESQLAIVTMRIMQALQSNLDNKSKQYKDPALTYLFLMNNIHYMVRSLSRSEAKDILGDDWVQRHRRIVQQNANQYKRVAWAKILQTLSIQGLTPSGSSSALGSEGANNSGVSRASIKERFKSFNVQFEELHQRQSQWTVPDQELREYLRLAIAEVLLPAYRSYIKRFGPLVENGKNPLKYIRYTPEDLERMLSEFFEGKSMGEPKR, from the exons ATGGCGGTGCCCCAGGCGATCGACACGCTTTCGAGGAGGGCGAGCTTGCTGAGGGAATCGCTGCAGAAGAGCCAGAGCAACACGGAGAGCATGGTGACCATCCTCGGTTCCTTCGACCACCGCCTCTCTGCACTCGAGGCCGCCATGCGCCCCACCCAG GTTAAGACGCACGCCATTAGAATGGCTCATGAGAACATCGACAAGACGTTGAAGACGACTGAGGTCATCCTGACACAGTTTGATCTCTCACGCCAG GCTGAGGCTACAATATTACGGGGACCACATGAGGATCTAGAAGGGTACCTAGAAGCAGTTGATATGTTGAAAAGTACCGTCCAGCATTTTAGCTCAAATAAAAGCTTTAAGGGCTGTGATGGAGTGATGAACCACATAAACAGCTTGCTAGCAAAGGCCATCCTGAAGCTGGAGGAGGAATTCAGACAACTCTTAGCAACCTACAG TAAACCAATTGAGCCCGACCGCTTATTTGACTGTCTTCCTAAATCCTTGCAACCACACTCAGAGACGTCTGGGCACCAAGCTGATGGTGGTAAGCCTGAGCATCAAGCCAGAAGCTTGGAGGCTGCTGTATACAAGACACCAACTCTGATTCCTCCAAGGGTTCTTCCCTTGTTGCATGACTTAGCAAATCAATTGGTTCAAGCTGGACACCAGCAACAGTGTTCAAAGATTTACAG GGATGCCCGTGCTTCAACTTTAGAATCGAGCCTCCGAAAATTGGGAGTTGAGAAGCTCAATAAAGACGATGTGCAGAGAATGCAGTGGGAGGCCTTAGAGACCAAGATTCAGAATTGGATTCACTATATGCGGATTGCA GTTAAACTACTATTTGCTGGTGAACGAAAAATTTGTGATCAAGTCTTTGATGGCACTACTCTTAATAAAGATCAATGTTTTGCTGAAGTAACCGCAAGTAGTGTGGCAGTGCTACTTAGTTTTGGAGATGCTGTAGCCAAAAGTAAGCGATCGCCAGAGAAGCTATTTGTGCTTCTAGACATGTATGAAGTATTGCATGAACTTCATGTAGAG ATTGAGACAATTTTTGAAGGAAAAGCTTGTTCTGAGATGAGAGAGTCCACATTGAGCTTGGCAAAGCGCTTAGCCCAGACAGCTGAAGAAACCTTTGGGGACTTTGAAGAGGCAGTTGAAAAGGATGCCACAAAGACAACTGTTCTTGATGGAACTGTCCACCCTCTTACTAGCTATGTGATTAACTACGTGAAATTTTTGTTTGA CTATCAGTCAACATTGAAGCAACTCTTTCAGGAATGTGTAACTGGAGATAAAACAGAGTCTCAGTTGGCAATTGTAACAATGCGGATTATGCAAGCTCTACAGAGTAATCTTGATAACAAATCCAAGCAGTACAAAGATCCTGCTCTAACTTACCTATTTCTTATGAACAACATACACTATATGGTGAGATCTCTAAGCAG GTCAGAAGCAAAGGATATATTGGGTGATGACTGGGTACAAAGACACCGAAGGATTGTGCAGCAAAATGCAAACCAGTACAAAAGGGTTGCTTGGGCAAAG ATTTTGCAGACACTATCTATCCAAGGTTTGACTCCATCAGGTAGCAGTTCAGCCTTGGGAAGCGAAGGAGCCAACAACAGTGGAGTTTCCAGAGCATCAATAAAAGAGAG GTTCAAGTCCTTTAACGTACAGTTTGAGGAGCTTCATCAAAGACAGTCTCAATGGACAGTACCTGATCAGGAGCTGCGCGAGTATCTGAGACTTGCAATTGCTGAAGTTTTATTACCAGCTTATAGATCATACATCAAACGTTTTGG GCCGTTGGTTGAGAATGGTAAGAACCCACTGAAGTACATTAGATACACTCCAGAAGATCTCGAGCGAATGCTAAGTGAGTTCTTTGAGGGCAAGTCAATGGGTGAACCAAAGCGATGA